A region of Caldicoprobacter guelmensis DNA encodes the following proteins:
- a CDS encoding DUF3866 family protein, producing MEIPTWIELKRGVVKERLEYGEKGMAVVRLEIDHPCKLAVVYLPLTGGVDVGDEVLVNTTACSLGLGTGGYHFVVCNFNMKDSLFVSKGHGMKLKYTPLQMQLLLSEEEESPYHNYYNQPIDFQGKLVYVGELHSMLPPLCAYLKYFSGRSISIAYVMTDHGALPITFSRNVTLLKNKKLLDVTVTSGNAFGGDFECVNIYTALKAALNVAGCDVAVVTMGPGILGTGTTFGFSGLELGLYVNLIAALGGRVVYIPRIGFNDVRERHRGISHHSITVLRDIIQYPLTLVLPLMDKPRQRAVIKQLKANGLLAKYTTAFLSGRDMRKAMEYYQLDSTTMGKSIDEEPYFFYAIGAAARYGLTNWRS from the coding sequence ATGGAGATACCAACGTGGATAGAGCTTAAAAGGGGAGTGGTGAAGGAGCGGCTGGAATACGGTGAAAAAGGCATGGCGGTTGTCAGGCTGGAAATCGACCACCCTTGTAAACTGGCAGTGGTGTACCTGCCTTTGACTGGAGGTGTCGATGTAGGGGATGAGGTGTTGGTCAATACCACCGCCTGCAGCCTTGGACTGGGGACGGGAGGCTATCACTTTGTGGTGTGTAACTTCAATATGAAGGATAGTCTTTTTGTCAGCAAGGGGCATGGCATGAAGCTTAAATATACTCCACTTCAGATGCAGCTCCTCTTATCCGAAGAGGAGGAGAGCCCATACCATAATTATTACAACCAGCCTATCGATTTTCAGGGCAAACTGGTGTATGTTGGTGAGCTTCACAGCATGTTGCCTCCCTTATGTGCCTACCTTAAATATTTTTCCGGCAGAAGCATTTCCATCGCATATGTGATGACTGACCATGGGGCATTGCCAATCACCTTTAGTCGGAATGTAACCTTACTCAAGAATAAAAAGTTGCTGGATGTGACTGTCACATCTGGCAACGCCTTTGGTGGGGACTTTGAGTGCGTAAATATATACACTGCTCTGAAGGCTGCCCTCAATGTCGCTGGTTGCGATGTAGCTGTTGTGACCATGGGTCCCGGCATACTGGGTACCGGTACCACCTTTGGGTTTAGTGGCCTGGAGTTAGGATTGTATGTCAACTTGATAGCTGCTTTAGGAGGGCGTGTGGTGTACATACCGCGTATAGGGTTTAACGATGTAAGGGAACGCCATAGGGGTATAAGCCACCATTCCATCACGGTGCTCAGAGATATTATCCAATATCCGCTTACTCTTGTGTTGCCCTTAATGGATAAGCCAAGGCAAAGAGCAGTGATAAAACAGCTCAAGGCCAATGGCCTGCTAGCCAAGTATACAACGGCTTTTTTAAGCGGTAGGGATATGAGAAAGGCCATGGAATATTACCAACTGGACTCCACCACTATGGGAAAAAGCATAGATGAGGAACCCTACTTTTTTTATGCTATAGGGGCAGCGGCGCGGTATGGGTTGACCAACTGGAGGTCATAA
- the spoIIM gene encoding stage II sporulation protein M translates to MYALKIKTSVMLHIRRNIVLYLLVVFVFIIGVAAGGFTVSSISAEQQVYLADYLREYSSILGSQSRVDRPVIFIKAVLQNVQTAFFIWLFGLTYFSIPLILIVVGVRGFFLGFTVGFLIDSYAFNGLFMALTCVLPQSFVHIPCIALMGVLALQFGIERFKMRKLPHVKHLRFRKVGAYTLKFAAIIPAFFVSSLFEAFVVPVVFKFLFAGGLNVKDFIAFLSNK, encoded by the coding sequence TTGTATGCTTTAAAGATAAAAACGAGCGTAATGCTCCACATAAGGAGGAACATAGTACTTTATTTGTTGGTGGTGTTTGTATTTATCATTGGGGTGGCTGCTGGGGGTTTTACGGTGAGTTCCATAAGCGCTGAACAGCAGGTGTACTTGGCTGATTACCTGCGGGAATATTCTTCTATCCTTGGCAGCCAATCCCGAGTAGATAGGCCCGTGATATTCATAAAGGCTGTGCTGCAGAATGTACAAACTGCTTTTTTCATCTGGCTGTTCGGACTGACTTACTTTAGTATCCCCTTGATACTGATAGTTGTAGGGGTCAGAGGGTTTTTTCTGGGGTTTACTGTGGGTTTTTTGATCGACTCTTACGCTTTCAATGGCCTGTTTATGGCCTTGACCTGCGTCTTGCCTCAGTCTTTTGTCCATATCCCCTGCATTGCGCTTATGGGAGTATTGGCTTTACAATTCGGGATAGAGAGGTTCAAAATGAGAAAGCTGCCCCATGTAAAGCATTTAAGGTTTCGAAAAGTAGGGGCTTACACTTTGAAGTTTGCAGCCATAATACCAGCCTTTTTTGTCAGCAGCTTGTTTGAAGCTTTTGTTGTGCCAGTGGTATTCAAGTTTTTATTTGCCGGCGGCCTCAACGTGAAGGATTTTATAGCGTTTTTGTCGAATAAATAA
- a CDS encoding purine-nucleoside phosphorylase: protein MRCVYKNAAEFIKKRIDIRPQVGLILGSGLGDVVENIDDPVFIDYKEIPGFPKTTVQGHKGRFVVGFCKGKKVIAAQGRFHYYEGYDMEQVVLPVRTMKVLGVELLIITNSAGGVNPDFSPGDLMVIKDHINVTGINPLRGKNMDDLGPRFPDMTYAYDPHLRCLIMNTAEEMGLKVREGVYAMMPGPSYETPAEIRMLQKLGADAVGMSTVPEVIAAVHAGLKVVGVSCITNMAAGILDKPLTHEEVIETAGRAAHNFAKLLLGFIEKL, encoded by the coding sequence GTGAGATGTGTGTACAAAAACGCTGCTGAGTTTATTAAGAAGAGGATTGATATACGGCCACAAGTGGGGTTGATACTTGGGTCGGGGCTAGGGGATGTGGTAGAAAATATAGATGACCCGGTCTTTATCGATTATAAGGAAATACCTGGTTTTCCCAAGACGACGGTGCAAGGACATAAAGGTCGGTTTGTTGTTGGGTTTTGTAAGGGAAAAAAGGTAATAGCGGCTCAAGGTCGATTTCACTATTATGAAGGCTATGATATGGAGCAGGTGGTTTTGCCTGTCCGTACCATGAAGGTTTTGGGGGTTGAGCTGCTTATAATTACCAACTCAGCGGGAGGGGTAAACCCCGATTTTTCGCCAGGCGATTTGATGGTCATAAAGGACCACATAAACGTGACGGGCATTAATCCGTTGAGGGGGAAAAATATGGATGATTTGGGGCCGCGATTTCCGGACATGACCTATGCGTATGACCCACATCTAAGATGCTTGATCATGAATACCGCTGAGGAAATGGGCCTTAAGGTCAGAGAAGGGGTCTATGCCATGATGCCAGGTCCCAGCTATGAGACTCCGGCCGAGATACGCATGCTGCAAAAGCTGGGGGCCGATGCGGTGGGCATGTCTACGGTGCCAGAGGTTATAGCTGCTGTACACGCTGGCTTAAAGGTGGTGGGCGTCTCGTGTATCACCAACATGGCGGCGGGGATACTGGACAAGCCATTGACTCATGAAGAGGTCATTGAAACGGCTGGAAGGGCAGCCCATAATTTTGCCAAGCTGTTGCTAGGGTTTATTGAAAAACTTTGA
- a CDS encoding D-alanyl-D-alanine carboxypeptidase family protein: MSTSRSVVLCWLLTAVFAFMPFGVAAAQPVAELPFAIQSKAALLMDYETGTVLYEKNAHETLPMASITKIMTLLLAMEAIEDGRLKLDDPVHVSEYAASMGGSTVFLAPGETFPVSTILESVIVASANDGSVALAEKIYGSHELFVQKMNERAQQLGMKNTHFVNCTGLPAQNHYTTAYDVALMSRELLKHPLFFKWSTIWLDYMRDGKTMLVNTNKLVRFYQGCDGIKTGYTEQAGHCISATAKRGNLRLIAVILGAPTSQIRFSEASKLLDFGFANYESVLVIKKGQIVHNEIPVTGGRVSRIMGLAADNLSMLVSKGASKEFTKEVQISSPLRAPIKQGQKVGVLVVKQDGQEIGRVDVVASDSVEVAGVFDYFRKIFNNWLKRQADGEK; encoded by the coding sequence TTGAGCACATCAAGAAGCGTTGTTCTTTGCTGGCTGCTGACTGCGGTCTTTGCCTTTATGCCTTTTGGGGTGGCAGCGGCACAGCCGGTAGCTGAGCTTCCCTTTGCCATACAGTCCAAAGCGGCATTACTTATGGATTATGAGACGGGTACTGTATTGTATGAGAAGAATGCTCATGAGACGCTTCCAATGGCCAGCATAACTAAAATAATGACCCTTTTGCTGGCTATGGAAGCCATAGAGGACGGCAGGCTAAAGCTGGATGACCCTGTGCATGTAAGCGAATATGCGGCCAGCATGGGTGGTTCTACTGTATTTTTGGCGCCAGGTGAGACTTTCCCGGTATCCACCATTCTTGAGAGCGTGATTGTGGCATCGGCCAATGACGGCAGCGTTGCCCTGGCTGAAAAGATATACGGCAGCCATGAGCTGTTTGTACAAAAGATGAACGAACGGGCGCAGCAGTTGGGTATGAAGAATACCCATTTTGTCAACTGTACTGGTCTGCCTGCGCAGAACCATTACACCACAGCGTATGACGTTGCATTGATGAGCAGAGAACTGTTGAAACATCCCCTCTTTTTCAAGTGGAGCACCATATGGCTGGATTACATGAGGGATGGTAAGACCATGCTGGTCAACACCAACAAATTAGTTAGGTTTTACCAAGGGTGTGACGGCATAAAAACGGGTTACACCGAACAGGCAGGGCACTGTATCTCGGCTACTGCTAAGCGTGGGAACTTGAGGCTTATAGCCGTCATACTGGGGGCACCCACATCTCAAATCAGGTTCAGCGAAGCCAGCAAGCTTTTGGATTTCGGCTTTGCAAATTACGAGTCGGTGCTGGTGATAAAGAAAGGCCAGATCGTCCACAACGAAATACCTGTCACTGGGGGGAGGGTCAGCAGGATAATGGGACTGGCAGCCGATAACCTGTCAATGTTGGTTAGCAAGGGCGCTTCTAAGGAGTTCACTAAAGAGGTGCAGATTTCGTCTCCCTTGAGGGCTCCTATAAAGCAAGGCCAGAAAGTAGGGGTATTGGTGGTAAAGCAGGACGGCCAGGAGATAGGCAGAGTTGATGTAGTGGCAAGTGACTCGGTAGAGGTTGCTGGCGTGTTTGATTACTTTAGAAAGATATTTAACAATTGGCTTAAAAGGCAGGCAGATGGAGAAAAATAG
- a CDS encoding site-2 protease family protein, whose product MYINWIDVLLSLPAVFLAMSFHEFAHAFTAYRLGDPTPKNQGRLTLDPLAHVDWLGLILFALFKFGWARPVQVNSSNFKNRKWGSILVSLSGPIANMLLSFAALAISVAIVVAFPYPHAVLMGIIDRVVQLNIVFAILNLLPIPPFDGYHIIKGLFYRRNVKFFWNYEYYGMFILFAFILLGGFNLIVRTPAQYVYQQMMYLQSLLLSQLR is encoded by the coding sequence TTGTACATAAACTGGATTGACGTGCTTTTAAGCCTGCCGGCGGTGTTTTTGGCCATGTCCTTCCACGAGTTTGCCCACGCCTTTACAGCTTATAGGCTGGGGGACCCCACCCCAAAAAACCAGGGCAGGCTCACCCTTGACCCTTTGGCCCATGTGGACTGGTTGGGGCTCATACTGTTTGCGCTGTTTAAATTTGGGTGGGCAAGGCCGGTACAGGTCAACTCCTCAAACTTCAAAAACCGGAAGTGGGGCAGCATCTTGGTGTCCCTGTCGGGCCCTATTGCCAATATGCTTTTGTCTTTTGCAGCATTGGCCATTTCTGTGGCTATTGTTGTGGCCTTTCCTTACCCTCATGCTGTATTGATGGGCATCATTGATCGCGTAGTGCAGCTTAACATAGTGTTTGCAATTTTGAACTTGCTTCCCATACCACCTTTTGACGGATATCACATTATAAAAGGGCTGTTTTACCGCAGGAATGTTAAATTTTTCTGGAATTATGAGTACTATGGCATGTTCATACTGTTTGCTTTTATATTGCTAGGGGGATTCAATTTAATTGTGCGAACTCCCGCTCAATATGTTTACCAGCAGATGATGTATCTTCAAAGCCTTTTGCTTTCTCAGTTGCGATAA
- a CDS encoding segregation and condensation protein A, translated as MGYQVKLDVFEGPLDLLLHLISKAKINIEDISISEITAQYMEYLNQMQALDIDIASEFLVMAATLLHIKSCKLLPKPAPQPEEQDLDPQQQLIQRLKEYKRYKDAGAWLNERYMVYSNMYSKLPEEIIDSGEDVKFSNVTKQDLVKAMIDVLERKKAHQQVQPVVRSIKSEAISLQDRIRQITSILVKKGKVMFSQLVSKRFSRLYIVVTFLALLEMVNRGWIMVQQSRPFSDILIQRKGIKWKNNR; from the coding sequence TTGGGTTATCAAGTAAAGCTTGATGTTTTTGAAGGGCCACTGGACCTTTTACTACACCTTATATCCAAGGCTAAAATCAACATAGAGGATATATCGATATCTGAGATAACTGCGCAGTACATGGAATACTTAAATCAAATGCAGGCGCTGGACATCGACATCGCCAGCGAGTTTTTGGTGATGGCGGCCACACTGCTTCATATAAAGTCATGTAAGCTGCTTCCCAAGCCTGCACCGCAGCCAGAAGAGCAGGACCTTGATCCCCAGCAGCAGTTAATTCAGAGGCTAAAGGAGTACAAAAGGTATAAGGATGCAGGTGCCTGGCTGAATGAAAGATATATGGTGTATTCCAACATGTATAGTAAGCTGCCGGAAGAGATAATAGATTCAGGTGAAGATGTAAAATTCTCAAATGTGACCAAGCAGGACCTCGTAAAGGCTATGATAGACGTGCTTGAGAGGAAAAAAGCCCATCAGCAAGTGCAACCTGTTGTCCGTAGCATTAAGTCAGAGGCCATATCGCTTCAAGATAGGATAAGGCAGATTACGTCCATACTGGTTAAAAAAGGTAAAGTGATGTTTTCGCAATTGGTCAGTAAGAGGTTTTCCAGGCTGTATATCGTAGTGACTTTTTTGGCATTGTTGGAAATGGTAAACAGGGGTTGGATTATGGTACAGCAATCCAGGCCGTTTTCTGATATACTCATTCAAAGGAAGGGGATAAAATGGAAAAACAACAGATGA
- the scpB gene encoding SMC-Scp complex subunit ScpB, which yields MEKQQMMAIIEAILFIAGEPVSVRNIAEVLEVDMDTARHMMDKLMEEYASQCRGLQVIRLNDAYQLVTRPEYGEYIRRFTGASKEQPLSRACLETLAIIAYNQPVTKSDIEQLRGVKCDHALAMLLEKNLIREVGRLEVPGKPKLYGTTEVFLKSFGLSSIEDLPPLEP from the coding sequence ATGGAAAAACAACAGATGATGGCCATAATAGAGGCAATCCTGTTTATCGCGGGTGAGCCTGTATCTGTACGGAATATTGCCGAAGTGCTGGAAGTGGATATGGATACTGCGAGGCACATGATGGATAAGCTGATGGAAGAGTATGCTTCCCAATGCCGTGGACTGCAGGTTATAAGGTTAAACGATGCGTATCAATTGGTGACCCGTCCCGAGTACGGAGAGTATATTCGCAGGTTTACCGGCGCATCAAAAGAGCAACCTCTTTCCAGGGCCTGCCTTGAAACGCTGGCCATCATTGCCTATAACCAGCCGGTGACCAAGTCGGACATTGAGCAGCTGAGAGGAGTAAAGTGCGACCATGCCCTTGCGATGCTGCTGGAGAAGAACTTGATTCGGGAAGTGGGGAGGCTTGAGGTGCCAGGCAAACCCAAGCTGTACGGGACTACGGAGGTGTTTTTAAAAAGCTTTGGGCTGTCAAGTATAGAAGATTTGCCGCCTCTTGAGCCATAG
- a CDS encoding DUF2953 domain-containing protein, giving the protein MALYFCIALAVMGLFILVSMVTLYIEISIEIENGRSRSFVVIRALGGLVRKKVAFAMKPKAAHPFFLNMREPFAQEEAAISLQEIVNLLKEGLKALQQNAGYFKRIKNKVNVEDFEVTLRLGTADAAHTALLCGSLISLLYMVVAYLQNRYSLKGKRVDVVPVFDREDFELHLSCIIAVKLRDIIIAGMQKTAEKLKGGEKIVRASN; this is encoded by the coding sequence GTGGCTTTATATTTTTGTATAGCTTTGGCTGTGATGGGACTGTTTATTTTGGTCAGCATGGTTACTCTATATATAGAGATAAGCATCGAAATAGAGAACGGGCGGAGCAGGTCATTTGTAGTCATACGGGCTTTAGGGGGACTTGTACGCAAGAAAGTGGCCTTTGCCATGAAGCCCAAGGCAGCCCATCCGTTTTTTTTGAATATGAGGGAGCCATTTGCGCAGGAGGAAGCGGCTATATCTTTACAGGAAATTGTGAACCTACTAAAAGAAGGATTGAAGGCACTTCAGCAAAACGCCGGGTACTTCAAACGCATTAAGAATAAAGTGAATGTGGAAGATTTTGAGGTGACGCTCAGGCTGGGGACCGCAGATGCCGCACATACGGCGCTGCTGTGCGGCAGCCTCATTTCGCTTTTGTATATGGTGGTTGCTTACCTGCAAAACAGATATTCCCTCAAGGGGAAGAGGGTGGATGTGGTACCGGTGTTTGACAGAGAGGATTTTGAGCTTCATTTGAGCTGCATAATAGCCGTTAAATTGAGGGATATTATAATTGCTGGAATGCAAAAAACAGCTGAAAAATTAAAGGGCGGTGAAAAAATTGTCAGGGCATCCAATTGA
- the ytfJ gene encoding GerW family sporulation protein: protein MSGHPIENIMKTTMENIKEMIDVNTIVGDAVETADGNVIIPISKVSFGFVAGGGEYRDGGKDQKQQGRGGGEGEALSSMPFAGGSGAGVSVNPVAFLVVGGGKVKLLPARFRTSTDRVIEMIPQLLEEIQRLIGPKKESGQNPSSQQNVQ, encoded by the coding sequence TTGTCAGGGCATCCAATTGAAAACATCATGAAGACCACTATGGAAAACATCAAAGAGATGATAGATGTAAACACCATCGTGGGTGATGCTGTAGAGACGGCAGACGGGAACGTCATAATACCGATATCCAAGGTTTCCTTCGGCTTTGTGGCAGGCGGTGGAGAGTACAGGGATGGAGGGAAGGATCAAAAGCAACAGGGTAGAGGTGGCGGAGAAGGCGAGGCCTTATCGTCCATGCCCTTTGCGGGCGGTAGTGGAGCAGGCGTATCGGTCAATCCAGTAGCGTTTTTGGTGGTGGGGGGTGGCAAGGTCAAGCTCTTGCCGGCCCGTTTTCGCACTTCTACTGACCGCGTCATAGAAATGATCCCCCAGCTGCTGGAAGAGATACAACGCCTGATTGGGCCTAAAAAGGAAAGCGGGCAGAATCCCTCTTCTCAACAAAATGTGCAATAG
- a CDS encoding pseudouridine synthase produces MYTIICIFSEGIERRCAVRLQKYMAHCGVASRRKCEEMIKQGRVTVNGQVVTQLGLKIDPQKDEVKVDGRPISLEQKRLYILLYKPRGYVTTVKDTHGRPTVLSLVGNQPVRVYPVGRLDFDTEGLLLLTNDGELANRLMHPRYEVEKEYYAVVEGRPSKSQIQAFIEGIDIGDAIAHAHKVRLLWQKGDNSAFKIVLREGRNRQIRRMFEAIGCRVKFLRRERMGNLTLGDLKPGQWRYLKDDEVMQLKRLTEVSK; encoded by the coding sequence ATGTATACTATAATTTGTATTTTTAGTGAGGGAATTGAAAGGAGATGTGCTGTGCGCCTGCAAAAATACATGGCCCACTGTGGAGTGGCTTCGCGCAGAAAGTGTGAGGAGATGATCAAGCAGGGTCGAGTTACTGTTAATGGCCAAGTGGTGACTCAGCTGGGGCTAAAAATTGACCCACAAAAGGACGAGGTAAAGGTGGACGGCAGGCCTATTTCCCTCGAACAAAAACGGCTATACATCCTTCTCTATAAGCCACGGGGGTATGTGACTACGGTAAAAGACACCCATGGGAGGCCCACGGTTTTATCGCTGGTTGGGAATCAGCCTGTCAGGGTGTATCCAGTGGGAAGGTTGGATTTTGATACAGAGGGGCTATTGCTTCTCACCAATGATGGGGAATTGGCAAATAGGCTTATGCACCCCCGTTATGAAGTGGAAAAGGAGTATTACGCGGTGGTAGAAGGGCGTCCTAGTAAGTCACAGATTCAGGCGTTTATAGAGGGGATTGACATAGGCGATGCCATTGCCCATGCTCATAAAGTGAGGCTATTGTGGCAAAAGGGTGACAATTCAGCCTTTAAGATAGTATTGAGGGAGGGAAGGAACAGGCAGATAAGGCGGATGTTTGAAGCCATCGGCTGCCGTGTGAAATTTTTAAGGAGGGAGCGCATGGGAAATCTCACTTTGGGCGATTTAAAGCCCGGACAGTGGAGATACCTTAAGGATGATGAGGTAATGCAACTTAAGCGCTTGACGGAGGTGAGCAAATGA
- a CDS encoding GNAT family N-acetyltransferase produces the protein MITFRKIEMQDIDRIYGNEALRPLIAVSAQGERFAVVVEEDGVIKGGISGYREGESAFIQHVVVLPSLDKDALMDGLVRSLAYILDGDGVRKLFAVKDENQHIYEKIGFKCFDSQGGEWCLALDIQSFFGQKACG, from the coding sequence ATGATCACTTTTAGGAAGATTGAGATGCAAGATATTGATAGGATATACGGCAATGAGGCGTTGCGACCATTGATTGCTGTATCAGCCCAGGGAGAGAGGTTTGCGGTTGTCGTTGAAGAAGATGGCGTCATAAAGGGGGGCATAAGCGGCTATAGGGAGGGTGAAAGCGCATTTATACAGCATGTCGTGGTGTTGCCTAGTCTAGATAAAGATGCTTTGATGGATGGCCTTGTCCGTTCACTGGCTTACATACTTGATGGGGATGGCGTTAGAAAGCTTTTTGCAGTAAAAGATGAAAACCAGCACATTTACGAGAAGATAGGGTTTAAATGCTTTGATAGCCAGGGTGGGGAGTGGTGCCTTGCCCTCGATATTCAATCTTTCTTTGGGCAAAAGGCTTGTGGCTAA
- the speE gene encoding polyamine aminopropyltransferase, with product MELWYTEKQTPNVGITCKTKCTLVVEKTKYQELAIIDTEQFGRMLVLDGMVQTTIKDEFVYHEMITHIPLFTHPNPKTVVIIGGGDGGAVRETLKHPSVEKVYLVEIDERVVENSKRYLPEVSCGLSDPRCEVLFQDGIEFIARHENAFDVVLVDSTEPIGPAAGLFAKDFYASIYRALKEDGLFVAQTESPFFNADLICNTYTSIKQVFPIVRLYLASIPTYPSGLWSFTLGSKRYDPLEVDENQILPIDTKYYSPEIHKSVFKLPRFVKELLESNG from the coding sequence ATGGAATTGTGGTACACCGAAAAGCAAACACCCAATGTTGGAATTACATGTAAAACCAAATGCACTCTGGTAGTGGAAAAGACCAAGTATCAAGAATTGGCCATAATAGACACAGAACAATTTGGACGGATGCTGGTGCTGGATGGCATGGTTCAGACCACCATCAAAGACGAGTTTGTGTACCATGAGATGATCACCCACATACCTCTATTTACTCATCCCAATCCAAAGACTGTGGTAATTATCGGAGGCGGAGACGGTGGAGCAGTGAGGGAAACGCTTAAGCACCCTTCAGTCGAAAAAGTATACCTGGTTGAGATCGATGAAAGAGTGGTTGAAAACAGCAAAAGATACCTCCCGGAGGTCAGCTGTGGTCTTTCTGATCCGCGGTGCGAGGTGCTGTTCCAAGACGGAATAGAGTTTATAGCGCGCCATGAAAATGCCTTTGACGTTGTGTTGGTGGATTCTACTGAACCCATTGGTCCGGCTGCTGGATTGTTTGCTAAAGATTTTTATGCGTCTATATATAGAGCCTTAAAGGAAGACGGGCTTTTTGTGGCCCAGACCGAATCCCCTTTCTTTAATGCTGACCTCATTTGCAACACATATACCAGCATAAAGCAGGTATTTCCTATAGTACGACTTTATCTAGCGTCTATTCCCACTTATCCCAGCGGGCTGTGGAGTTTTACCCTAGGCTCAAAGCGGTATGACCCCTTAGAGGTAGACGAGAATCAAATCTTACCAATTGATACCAAGTATTATTCCCCTGAAATACATAAATCGGTTTTCAAATTGCCACGATTTGTGAAGGAACTATTAGAAAGCAATGGATGA
- the speB gene encoding agmatinase gives MLKEYRWSSRFMGSRETYDEGDVVMVGAPMDYSVSYRPGARFAPQKIREVSYAIEEYSPYLDRDLSEIRFFDVGDLELPMGNIESSLKIIQQAAHEILEDDKKPLFIGGDHLITYPAVKAVYGKYGDGLRLVHFDAHADLREEYLGEKNSHASVIKRCSQFVSLKNIFQFGIRSGTREEFMWARENLNFYPFEVLRPLEEVIDVLRPYPVYITIDIDVVDPAYAWGTGTPEPGGCTPHEIFQALKAMRGLNIVGLDLVEVNPVYDTAEVTSILAAKIIREAVLIMA, from the coding sequence ATGCTGAAGGAGTACAGGTGGAGCAGTCGTTTTATGGGCAGCAGGGAAACCTATGATGAAGGCGACGTGGTAATGGTAGGGGCGCCCATGGACTATAGCGTAAGCTATAGGCCGGGTGCCCGTTTCGCCCCCCAGAAGATTAGGGAGGTATCATACGCCATTGAGGAGTACAGCCCATATTTGGACAGGGACCTCTCGGAAATAAGATTTTTTGATGTGGGGGATTTAGAACTTCCAATGGGTAATATAGAGTCCAGCCTGAAGATTATCCAGCAGGCTGCCCATGAGATACTGGAAGATGATAAAAAGCCGCTATTCATTGGTGGCGACCACCTCATTACATACCCTGCGGTAAAAGCGGTTTATGGCAAATACGGCGACGGTCTTAGGCTTGTTCATTTTGATGCCCATGCTGACCTAAGGGAAGAATACCTGGGTGAGAAAAATTCTCATGCTTCGGTGATCAAGCGGTGTAGCCAGTTCGTTTCGTTAAAGAACATATTTCAATTCGGCATTCGTTCTGGCACTCGCGAAGAGTTTATGTGGGCAAGGGAAAATCTCAATTTTTATCCATTTGAGGTTTTGCGGCCCTTAGAAGAGGTTATAGATGTGTTAAGGCCTTATCCGGTATATATTACAATCGACATAGACGTGGTGGACCCTGCTTATGCTTGGGGAACGGGTACTCCTGAACCTGGAGGATGTACGCCTCACGAAATATTTCAGGCTTTAAAGGCGATGAGGGGGTTGAACATCGTAGGACTGGACCTGGTGGAGGTAAACCCGGTATACGATACGGCCGAGGTAACCTCCATACTGGCTGCCAAGATAATTAGGGAAGCTGTCCTTATAATGGCTTGA